The DNA region GCATTTGGAGTAGCACTGCGACCTCATCATGCCCTTGtgagaatttgtcacatttccccTTTACAGAGACTCTCAGTAAGGACAGTAGTACTAGAAATGTCAGCTTCTCTGTTCAGCTGGTTATCGTAACACAACATTGTGATCAAAATGTGATCTTGATAGTGGCTGAAGAATCCACTTTAGAAAGGAGGCCTATTATGTTGGTGTAGAAATGGCATCACGTGTATAGGGGCTTTACTGTGACAGCAAGGGGTGGGGGTGCTTCTCTTGTGCTGACTGGGCCGCAGAGGAGGAAGGATGGAGGAGGCACATAGGGAATGCACAAGCCATGTCTGACGCACACATTAGCTCCCCATCCCCACtttgtgtctggaggagagggGAAttctcagcagccaccctctcTCATCCCCTCTGCTGCCTCAAATTCTCTCACCCTCAGACCCGCGTCACATCATGTCACAGCTCACCGCAAAGCCCACTGCTGCCTTGTAGAGGCATGGTGCAAAACGCAGGGATGTGTGAACACATGCGAGTAGTAGTGATGCGGTTATTCTCCTATTGAGCAGACGTTTCTCCAAAGTATTTGAACAGTGGTCGAGATAAGAGTGATCCTAAATGCAGGTTGTTAAGATGCAAACAGTTGAGTCGGATTAAgggcattttcattcatttcaaatggcaaaAGATGATTTGAGATACAGGTGTATTGAGTAACAAGCATTGTCAATTGAATAATTCTACTTGTATCtcaaggtatcactgtatttcatATCTAAGCGCTGGTGTTTGGTGAAGCACTGGTATCAACTTTACAGCAGACAGGTTTTGTTTCTACTGTGGCGATGTGAAAGGCCTTCTGTCTCTATCTGTCTCCACTGTGATTTACTGGCGACCATGCAGTGTTAAATGATTCCTGTTTACTAATCCAGCATGTGCTGGTTTCGGTACCAGCAAAACCAGTACCTGtaccaaaacataaaaaatctaGCACAACCTTGCtggatttgtgtgtgtgtgtgtgtgtgtgttggcacTGGTCTTGCTGGTACAGAAACCAGCATAAAGTTGATTTCTTAGCAGGGACATGCCAATCAAAGAATTTATTCATTGAACCCTGCAGACAATACagagtttttaatgtttatttctaaagtactgttattattattgtatgcTTAAAAACACGGAAAACTAAGACTGTAAGGAAATTCATATGTAGCTAATAGGCCAATAAAGAATCATGCTGCTTCCCTGAAACAGTCAATGTCCATCAGAAGGAAGCCTGCAGCGGACTGTACCAAATCGACCCCTACATAGGGGTGACCTTCAAGAATGGAGCGTCATTATACTTAAGAGTACAATTAAGGTTCAGTTGAACTAATTCTTCAACGGCGTTTAGTCGTAAAAATAGACAGATTTTTTTAGTAAATGTTGGCTAAACGTGACCGTAAAATTCTTGACTTGATAGCTTCTGGGCTGGTCAGGTGATATTTTCCGCTTCGCCATTTTGTGCCTCTGCGCCGGGTATTTATCTCAAGAGTCGTGACTGAGTTGCTTACACCGCTGACTGCGAGTTTAGGTAGACACATCTTCCCCCTTCGTCATCCGCCTCCTCCAACCCAAGCTTGTGGGCCTTCACCTGGGTTTCCCTTTTCGCAGTCGACGTCGTCGCCTCCTCATTTTTTAGTAGCTTTTTGTTTATATATCGCGTGGAACGATGTCGGCCGAAGCTCCAGAATACTCCCCGTTCTTCGCTGTGATGGGAGCCTCTGCAGCAATGGTTTTTAGCGGTAACTACTACTCAATCTTTTTTCCTTTAAtaatgtccggttttattatttttgttgtatacaAAATGGCGACGCTTGTGTAATTTAATGTCATTTACGCCAATAGCCACGAGCAAGTTCTTAGGAAATGACAATCATTACATTGAAGCTAGCTTGCAAATAGCATTGTCAGTTACCTAATTCGTGTAAGAGCACGTACTTTCATGGTCTTATCGCTTCTAATCACATTTATTACATACTCCAACACGTTAGACACATAAGCTAAGAGTGCTAAAGCTAACATATGACGTTCACATAAGTTAGTCAACGCTTGCCAGACAGATTGACAGTGcagtaataaaataaacatatacAGCATAAATAAACACTCGTATTACTATTGAGACAGTACAACCAACAAAGTATCTGCTCAAGATGACTAGTCACGAAGGCCACAAAGACTGACCACAATTTCACGTGTTGGTTTATAATGATCATCAGCAATTTATGACATTTCTATTGTTTTAGACATAGTTACTTGTTCTGAATACTCAACCAAAAAATGATTATTTGAGCCTCTACTGTAGCACACTATTTTGGGTTGAGCACTACATCTTTGTAACATAGTTGTAAATTAAGCATGCAGATCTGCGGTGTAATTGTTGGGTGTGTGTCAGTCCAGCTAATCCATTGAATAATGTTTATTAGAATGACTCATTGTTgaactaattttttaaatacaatctAGTCAATAAAGGCATAGTTTTCTATCTTTCTGGAGCCAATCTGAACACAGGATATTTCCTGGACAAATGATCTAAGTAATAACTACTAATGTATGTACTGTAACTGCAGCCATTTCGTTAGCAAACACTTGGGAAGTGAGTTTAGAGGGGTAACTTCCTTATTGCTTAACAGAATGATACCAAGTCACATGACAATCACATGAGCCTTCTGACTCTAGCCCTGACCATCTGACTGGTGTGAAATGTCGACTTAAAGACATACCTTGGCGCTATGTcagtttgatttttataaattgcacttaataatgaCTTCAATGAACATTCTTGAGTATTAGTAGGGAGAATTTGAGACCTACAGGTGTTTTGGCGCTGTATTTGATAGGTTGTTTAAATCCCTTTGGTCCTTTTTTGTAAATATAGATACAACACAAGGCTTCATGGTGCTTAGGAACAATTGTTAAACCTAGTTTCTGAGCTCAATAAAAAGAATCAGCAGCAGAGATGTGACAGCTGGGGAATTAGCATCCTGGGAGTCATGGTGTGGGGGTTTCAAGCTCTCGCTAAGGAAGTAGGGAATGTTAATGTCAACGTGGGTGTTTTTAAGAATTCAAGGTTCCTATGGTGGTATCAGCTCAGGTGCACTATATTAATTTTACAATTCATCTCGCTTTTTATCTGCTTGTAAGTGCTGCGAGTACTCATGATTCTTGCACACAGGTCACACTTTCCAGGCATCTATGGCAATCGGTATTTGTGTTCTTACCTCGAttggaaaataaatgttttaaaatctgtttttgtatatttttgtagTGGGGGGGACTCTGGCTGTCTTACTGTTTTTCAAGCAGACGTCACTAAATCAATTCGATACAACATCTAGCCAAGGTTCTGGGATGAGAAGAAAAATTCATAGACATCCATCAAATTGGGCGAGTGAATTAGTAAGGTGACATTTAATCAATCTGGCtaacaaatactttttgaaatatttcaaaatgctttaaaacaaaaaaaaaaaggaagtgtAAAATTGTTCACCACACAGATTGAGTTGAATGTGACGTCGCAATACGACTCCTCAcattaaatgctgtgagaatTTGATTGGTTTTAACTCCTTTTTTCATGCTTAATGTTGTGTTGAGCAGCAGAACACACGACTCTACACAACAGCCGAAACGAgagtcatcgttgtctgtctttaCTCAACAACGTATATATCTTAAAAACGGTAACAACTCTACAAAGCAGTTTTGCCATGTACAATATTTTTTATGCACATGGATCATACAGTATGCTTCAAATGGCTCTGTTCTTGTGATGTAAGACATGACTCATACTGTAAATGTTGCACCCTCATCATTGTGTTGCCTGCTTATTGTTACATAAAAGCCAGAAGATTTTTACTAGTGATCCTGATATTGGAGCAGTCTTTCCTTGTCTCCTTCCTATCCGGAACAGTGTAATCTACTACACCAGAGCATTTTGCATACAAAATCGTTTGTAGATGCAGGCACCTCCTATGCTCTGACATCACAAGACGTCACGGAAGGTTCCCATTAAGCAAATTATcggtggggaagaaaaaaaatatgaaagctCTTAGTCTTAGGTCTGTGGGGATTAGGATTAAAATCTAGGGGTTGTAGGTACATTACGCTCCAGCTGCAGGAGCCGCCACACATGACACATTTCATAGATGGAATTTGATGCTGTACTGTGCTGCAGAGGAAACGACACATTTCATGGTTGGATTTGAATTCTGTAGTGTGCTGCTGAGGAGGATACACCTGACATGAGTGTGTAAATGAATCGGTTCCATATTATCAACAAGAGGCATGCAAAATtttcgattcttagattatttgcaatttggccgtggaagattcgagaacgattcacaaacatccaaattccgattattgaattataccaggtaaagcggaaataaaacacagcgcggtcttcaggacgcaatgaggaacggaccgagagtaaatatcatgttcaactcatgccgctagataaaaaaaaataataataataatacctgactgcggccgtcagccactacaaacatacggctatgctagatatcacatatatctagaactagatgtgaaatgacagacgacggccgtattagatcatataccaagaactagacgcgaaatgacactttcttgcgctagtaaacaggcgccattttaaagcagtagacttctctagaaggctctgttgtagcgaaccgaattactttttatcttaaaaaaaaaaaaaaaaaaaaaaacaaatccaaaatccttacttgaatctatctttaaatgatgagacagttttaaaactttcacgtcgaaagtagacagaagggaaattatggaataacgggagcaattttaacaactttaacggttgattcacaacattaaattaattgaatgtagtttaaagctgtcaATACAGAAGGGGGACTTgagcattttatttactgtttttaacggttaacttgatactgaaatagtagtttgtttagcctgagaggatttttgaacaattttgataatagtgtacaaaaaaattaaaagcggggGGGTTTGTGGTGTATTCAATAATCGAttaataatcgaatcggagcctctgaatcgtaatcgaatcgttaggtgcccaaagattcccacctctattacCAACTCTTAATTCAAGACATACGTGAACAACCTTTGAAATACTATTTGAAATAAACAGgaacatcaaaatttcatttgcCAGACATGTTTTCCTCTACCTGTAGTGCTTAGTTTTGCTTCTCAACAAAGATTTAACGACCGACCACATCAGTCATATAACTTGCGGGCTGTGGTTTGCCACTGTGTGCACATTTAAGTGATTGGCCCATGTCTACTTCCATTTCCCAGAAAGCCTCATGCCTCATTACGTGGCACAGCACCTTTCACTCACACAAGCTTTCAACACATGGCTGGTGGAAAGTAAACCGACAGCATCCCAAAGATGTCTCTTGAGGCCTTTTAGATGCTGTTAAGAGTTCTGAGGAGAACTTGGTGCACACTAGCATGCCTTCTGATCACAAGCCAAGTAAACAATGCATGTGTTGATTCATAGAAAGCTCCACTTGGTTAAAGAAGTTTGAAAACGTTATGTTTAACGTTGATACAGCATTGTGAGTTGGACCTAGCACTTATGGCGACCAGCACTTCTTTCACTGTTTTTTTGTCGGGGGATGCTCATGCTTGATAACTGTCAGGGGAAAATATTAAATCTTAAGTCAACAAGACAGAATGAGCACTTTTAGAAGGAGGAGACGGTGAAAATATTATCGGATGGCTGCTTTCGAAGAAGTGTCTGCCTTTTTTCCCCTGGGTGGGGTCACACATAAACAGATGAACAGGCAGTTATCACCTTCCTCATGTAAGTGGCACCACTGACCACAAACATCTTGATTTGTCTCACAGCAAAGTGATACGTCAATAACGGTGAGGAAATGAGTGGTGGAAACCAAAGTCTTCCTTATCCCTAAACTTACAAAAGATTGTTAAAGGTTTGAAGGAACCTGCATTTCATAAGTGTAGagcaatgtattttttcaatataaaaaaacaatcttcAATATGCATGAGCTAAAACAATTTTGCAAAGAAAATTCCACCTCAGTGATGGCTAAGACTCATCAGTTATTGCAAATgcttgattttatttatttcttccaAGGGGGGCAGAACCATTTGACCGTTTCAGGGGCCGCAATTATGTTTTCCTTGCTGTATTAAAATATTGGCTTCTGTTCAGACAGCTCAATCTTGAAAGTATGATAAACCATTTGAGGAAAGGAGTCAGAAACCGAATGTTACGATTTGAATGAATGCAGAATTTCCCTGAAGTCAGCATCTTTGAGTTTTAGGAGGAACTGAATGTGTTATTGTCATATCTGTGTTTTTCCCCATAGTATGTCTAGGTTCAGAGTTTCTGTAAAACTAACCAATCTGGTTTCGTGTTCTCTTTCGCCAGCTTTGGGGGCGGCCTACGGCACGGCCAAGAGTGGCACGGGCATCGCCGCCATGTCTGTGATGAGGCCAGAGCTCATCATGAAGTCCATCATCCCCGTGGTCATGGCGGGTATCATCGCTATCTATGGCCTCGTTGTAGCAGTGCTGATTGCCAACAATATTACAGAGAGGGTCAGCCTCTACAAGTGAGTTTAGATCCCACACACTCACTTAGCATACTTTGTCGGTCGTAGTGTTTTACAGTTCTTCACTTCATGTCATTCAGCGGTAGAAAAGATTTGGCATgttccggtgttctgccaaaatttgctacatcggTAGACGTCCTACAAgaagcaaatttgacacccaaagttctACCGTGCGCTCCTTACTTGTTTttcgatgcatacaggcagaacgtactaaaaaaaaaatgccttaagaaaatacttaaatgtagttatatcaaataacaacagtttaaatacgctacgtgactggtCAATTGCTTaaaagctaccacaaaaaaactacaatggttacaagtatgagagggtaatacatgcaaaaagtatttttgaggcaatgaaaaggatattaaaaaaaaaaaaaaaaaagtgaatactcgccgcttttaacagaTGTGTGTATGCGTGcagatgcttgcgcaagcgcgctgagcattgtgtaccgCGGAATGAATTTCCAAACACCGGGTCATTAGTAACGACTAGTTGGTGGAATGTTTTCTAAATTAAAATTTCGATTCATCAATTTATTAAGCAACCATTCAATCAAATCGATTGAACCGCAAAACATTAATCACGGTTGTCATCTTTAAGACATGCTGTTTTGTTAAAAAggttttaaatattttagcaaatttattaaaaatatttattactTTGGGTTAAATGAAATTGAATGTGTTAAGCGTGTACATAATATCATATTAAATCTATCGAAGACACTTGAAATCGTATCATGACATGCTTTTTAAAATTCACAAATATTATATGGTTGTCCAAAAATTCAACATTGTATCctcatgaaattggtgatttacaCTTATAAGTCACAGATATTATACCAGGAGGATGGTCATTGtttattaaggaaaaaaaaaaaaaaacacattttctaaAAATCTATGTTTGATGCATCCTTACTTGTGTTAAGgttctaatgattttttttctaagcCACATTAACTAAGGAATTTGAAAACATTAGGTAAAGTAGGTAAAGTCTACTGATTTGAACATAATGTGGTGACAGACTTTTTGTCCCCCATATTAAAGGAGCTTCCTCCACCTGGGAGCCGGTCTGAGCGTGGGCCTGAGCGGGCTGGCAGCCGGCTTCGCCATCGGCATAGTGGGCGACGCGGGCGTGAGGGGTACGGCTCAGCAGCCACGGCTTTTCGTGGGAATGATCCTCATCTTGATTTTCGCTGAGGTCCTGGGTCTCTACGGGCTCATCGTCGCCCTCATTCTGTCCACGAAATAAACCAAGCGCCGCAGCACATCGCCACTACAAGATCAGTCCTCCGTGTCGCTGCTGAAGGAGTGTAaattgtgtgagtgtgtgcgtgcgccTACCCGTGTGCACTTGAGGGggtatttgtaaaattttctgaAACACAAAGTGGAAAAAGATATCTAAAAAAACAAAGGATGAAAATGGCTCCGTGATAGGATCCCGTCTTAAAAATGTGTACAAATCTGATAGTCTACTTGTAAATGCGCAATGTAGTGATTCGTccgtcgtgtgtgtgtgtgtgtgtgcacgcgcgcgtgtgcgtgcgtgtgtttcaaAGCAATTGTATGATAAAGATTCTTCCCCCCTCACTTATTTGGGGACTGGAGCCATGGTCTTTGAAGAGTTGACCAAAGGGCAGCACatctttttttctgttgtgGGATTGCATTAATCTTGAGGATCTATTtgtaaaatggactttttttttttcccctcctctcCGCTGATTTTATTTATAAGAAAATTGTCCATTAAATTCTTGAAATGTATCAAGTCTTTAAACTTCCCaggatatacaatatatatttacACATATACAGACATAGATATCTCTAGATAGGGTTAATTGTGCTAAGTGGTTGGAATTCTTCTGGATGTAATTGTTGGTTTCATCATTGACTCTCTGTCGGGCCGAGAGTTGTCATGTGTAGCTGTATACGAATCATGACAGCAAACATTCTCAGTGTTTTCCTGTAGTACTGCTGTTTGCATTAAAGGTGTGCGTTTATGCCCAGTGTCGGGTCTACAAAACGCTCCTATCTGCTCTTCGTCGCCCCATCATCTGTGGCTGTACCTTATTTCCTCACATTCCATCTGTTAAAATCCTGCATGTGTTGTGTTTTGTTACGGTTGGATTATGAAACTGAAGGGTTTCAAAAGACGTATTCCAGCTCAAACCTGTACTGCCCTGTttatcataaaaaaacaaacaaaaaaaaaccgggTTATCTCCTTTTGTGTCTATCTTTGGATATTCTAGCATTACAGAAATGGTTTTACttagatttttttgtattttggtttaaggatttttgtatattttatcaCTAGTGTCTGACAGAGCCTTTTAAACAAAATTGGAAAGGAGCCTTGATTTTGACCCTTTATTTCCCTtgtaacctaaaaaaaaatgtccactaTGGTTCTGAGTGGTACATTTGCTATAGGTAGACTGAAATGAATCATTTATATGAGGAAAAAGTGCAATTCATTTTACATCTAGTTCTTCAAATGTTTGGCCTGGAGTACGTTTCCTGAATCTCTTTTCAATGCGATTACTGACACGTCAATCTCACAACTCTGTACGTATTACCACTGCTATTATCCTAATGTGTCGACGTGAATGTTTCCGCAAGCAAATTAAAGATTCCAACTTAGATTTGGGTGGCTTTCCAAAAACTGCAATTATTTTCCCCTTAACCAATGTTCAACTTTCTTTCAACTCAAAAGATGAAAAATAGAACACTTTTGTTGTAAATAGGGAACATGACCTCTAAAATTGTTCTAGTTTAGTCGCAGGAAAATACGCACTAAACAAATATTTCCAAATCTACtgaagtttctccattttccTAATATGCAAAACATACAAAGACAACTTGGTAACCAATACATTTAATTTGTAGTTTTAAGAAcactgacataaacatgtctCCACGCAATACTTCATCATATTGATCTCTTTGTACATGATTGTTACACTTCCCCATCTGTCAAGGGGTTTGAAGGCTGCTAAGGAGAGTCTTAGTCATGCTGCTAATGGAGCTGAAGGTGGCGCTGTCTGGGAATGACTGGAGGAAGTCTTTACCTTGTTCGACACTGGCACTCAACTGAGGATCCAAGGGCACGGAACCTGGATGGAAGACCATGGTCAAATGTAATTTTCAAATTCTAATTGGACTATTGCCAACATGCATTTTCCCTTAAACTCACCAAGGAAAGGTGACCCTATAAGTTTGGCTAACTCTTCACCACCACCTTTAGAAAATATATTGCTgcattccttaaaaaaaaaaaaaaaaaaaaaaactagtcaaAATAGATGGGGGATGGACTGACAAAAGGATGAAATTGCACTCACTGAGCAGTGCGGGCAAACGAAACCACTCATGTTTTCTACGATTCCGAGGATGCGCACTCCGGTTTTTTTGCAGAAAGTTGCTTCTCTCCTGACATCCCCTGTGGACACCGCCTCCAAGACAACCACATTTTCGATTATTTAAGAGTCTTAATATTAAGACATGGGAagggcaacaaaacaaaacaaatatcaGGTCATACATAATATGTTCTTGTACCTGAGGTGTGGTGACCAAAACAGCCCCGTCCACTTTTTTATGCTTCTTGAGGTTCTCCAATATGGCCAAATGTTCATCAGATGTCCCTGGGGGTGTATCCACCAGCAGCACATCCAGCTTACCCCATGCTACGTCTGACACAAACTGACCAA from Corythoichthys intestinalis isolate RoL2023-P3 chromosome 21, ASM3026506v1, whole genome shotgun sequence includes:
- the atp6v0cb gene encoding ATPase H+ transporting V0 subunit cb; amino-acid sequence: MSAEAPEYSPFFAVMGASAAMVFSALGAAYGTAKSGTGIAAMSVMRPELIMKSIIPVVMAGIIAIYGLVVAVLIANNITERVSLYKSFLHLGAGLSVGLSGLAAGFAIGIVGDAGVRGTAQQPRLFVGMILILIFAEVLGLYGLIVALILSTK
- the nubp2 gene encoding cytosolic Fe-S cluster assembly factor nubp2 isoform X2 produces the protein MEQNNESSSLSEVQHVILVLSGKGGVGKSTITAELALALRHAGKKVGILDVDLCGPSIPRMLNMDRANVHQCDSGWVPVYADAEKSLALMSIGFLLDDPDEAVVWRGPKKTAMIGQFVSDVAWGKLDVLLVDTPPGTSDEHLAILENLKKHKKVDGAVLVTTPQAVSTGDVRREATFCKKTGVRILGIVENMSGFVCPHCSECSNIFSKGGGEELAKLIGSPFLGSVPLDPQLSASVEQGKDFLQSFPDSATFSSISSMTKTLLSSLQTP
- the nubp2 gene encoding cytosolic Fe-S cluster assembly factor nubp2 isoform X1 — translated: MWGVEFQKKILWDRSQKIHLLCTLSLQLLNPLDALPFFIESSSLSEVQHVILVLSGKGGVGKSTITAELALALRHAGKKVGILDVDLCGPSIPRMLNMDRANVHQCDSGWVPVYADAEKSLALMSIGFLLDDPDEAVVWRGPKKTAMIGQFVSDVAWGKLDVLLVDTPPGTSDEHLAILENLKKHKKVDGAVLVTTPQAVSTGDVRREATFCKKTGVRILGIVENMSGFVCPHCSECSNIFSKGGGEELAKLIGSPFLGSVPLDPQLSASVEQGKDFLQSFPDSATFSSISSMTKTLLSSLQTP